A region from the Paenarthrobacter aurescens genome encodes:
- a CDS encoding DUF485 domain-containing protein has translation MGNDAQPQDATASVDFQEVQQTERFKTLRKRHRSFVFPMAVVFLLWYFAYVLLADYAVGFMSIKVWGNINVGLILGLLQFVTTFGITAWYVSYSNRKLDPIAAEIRNEIEGHEFDKDGNVNSGAAK, from the coding sequence ATGGGTAATGACGCCCAGCCCCAGGACGCAACCGCGTCCGTGGACTTCCAGGAAGTCCAACAAACGGAAAGGTTCAAGACACTGCGCAAGCGGCATCGCAGCTTTGTCTTCCCCATGGCAGTGGTATTCCTGCTCTGGTATTTCGCCTACGTTCTTTTGGCCGACTACGCAGTGGGCTTCATGTCCATCAAAGTGTGGGGCAACATCAACGTCGGCCTGATACTGGGCCTGCTGCAGTTCGTCACCACCTTTGGCATTACGGCATGGTACGTGAGCTACTCCAACAGGAAGCTGGACCCGATCGCTGCTGAAATCCGCAACGAGATTGAGGGCCACGAATTCGATAAGGACGGCAATGTGAACAGCGGGGCAGCCAAATGA
- a CDS encoding Lrp/AsnC family transcriptional regulator encodes MQPLDGTDTRLLSAMANDPRGTVVALAQTLGLSRNTVQARMAQLEKKNAFLSFERRINPVALGYPLTAFITVHVQQQKLASLSEDLAGIPEILEGFGLTGSADLLLRVVALDAEDLYRINGKILGCDGVERTDTALAMREMIPYRVQPLLGRRSSQ; translated from the coding sequence ATGCAACCCTTGGATGGCACCGATACCCGGCTCTTGTCTGCCATGGCCAACGATCCGCGAGGGACCGTGGTTGCCTTGGCCCAGACACTGGGCTTGTCCAGAAATACCGTCCAAGCCCGAATGGCCCAACTGGAGAAGAAAAACGCATTTCTCTCCTTTGAACGGCGCATCAATCCCGTGGCGTTGGGGTACCCGTTAACGGCCTTCATTACAGTCCACGTGCAGCAGCAAAAACTGGCCTCCCTGTCCGAGGACCTCGCTGGTATCCCGGAAATCCTTGAAGGGTTCGGGCTCACGGGCTCGGCCGACCTGCTCCTGCGCGTGGTTGCCTTGGACGCTGAGGACCTTTACCGCATCAACGGAAAGATCCTCGGCTGCGACGGAGTGGAACGCACTGATACGGCGCTGGCCATGCGGGAAATGATCCCGTACAGGGTGCAACCGTTGCTGGGAAGACGCTCGAGCCAGTGA
- a CDS encoding alpha-ketoacid dehydrogenase subunit beta — protein sequence MSKLTFARAINAGLRKSLENDPKVVLMGEDIGSLGGVFRVTDGLQKDFGKHRVIDSPLAESGIIGTAVGLAYRGYRPVCEIQFDGFIYPAFDQIVSQVAKMHYRTQGRVKMPITIRVPFGGGIGSPEHHSESPEAYFTHTSGLRVVAVSNPQDAYTMIQQAIASDDPVLYFEPKRRYHDKGDVDETFSLSEALPLDKAAVVSAGSDVTLIAYGPLVKTARDAAMAAADEGISVEVIDLRSLAPVDYPVVEASVRKTGRLVITHEAAQSGGLGAEIAASITERCFHYLESAPVRITGFDVPYPYSKLEMHHLPDLDRILDGVDRALGRPNSLSGLEG from the coding sequence ATGTCCAAGCTCACTTTTGCCAGGGCCATCAATGCCGGGCTCCGGAAGTCCCTCGAAAACGATCCCAAAGTGGTCCTCATGGGAGAAGACATCGGCTCGCTCGGTGGCGTCTTTCGCGTCACGGATGGGCTTCAGAAAGACTTCGGCAAGCACAGAGTGATCGATTCTCCGCTGGCTGAGTCCGGGATCATCGGCACCGCTGTGGGCTTGGCCTACCGCGGCTACCGGCCGGTTTGCGAGATCCAGTTCGATGGCTTCATCTACCCGGCGTTCGATCAGATCGTCAGCCAAGTGGCCAAGATGCACTACCGCACCCAGGGGCGGGTCAAAATGCCCATCACCATTCGTGTGCCTTTTGGCGGCGGGATCGGATCTCCGGAGCATCACTCCGAATCACCGGAGGCATATTTCACGCACACTTCCGGCCTCCGGGTGGTGGCCGTTTCCAATCCGCAGGACGCCTACACCATGATCCAGCAGGCCATCGCCTCGGACGATCCCGTCCTTTACTTTGAGCCCAAGCGTCGTTATCACGACAAGGGAGATGTGGACGAAACCTTCAGCCTGTCCGAGGCCCTTCCTTTGGATAAAGCTGCCGTAGTGAGCGCCGGATCTGATGTCACGTTGATTGCTTACGGTCCTCTGGTCAAAACGGCCAGGGATGCTGCGATGGCCGCGGCAGATGAAGGTATTTCAGTTGAAGTGATCGACCTTCGCTCGCTGGCACCTGTGGACTACCCCGTAGTGGAGGCCTCTGTCCGTAAAACCGGTCGCCTGGTGATCACTCACGAAGCCGCTCAGTCAGGCGGTCTTGGCGCTGAGATTGCCGCCAGCATCACCGAACGGTGCTTCCACTACCTGGAATCCGCCCCGGTCCGCATCACTGGTTTTGACGTTCCCTATCCGTACTCGAAGCTCGAAATGCACCACCTGCCGGACCTGGACAGGATCCTCGACGGTGTGGATCGCGCCTTGGGCCGCCCCAATTCGTTGAGTGGACTGGAAGGATGA
- a CDS encoding PHP domain-containing protein, whose product MDPLEALDEISFWLERSQSPTFKVQAFRKAADAARKLPAEDLKKLVASGRITSLKGVGNRSAEVITQALEGRVPEYLADLRERGTKSLASGGDALRAALRGDLHSHSNWSDGGSPIEAMVAAARTLGREYVALTDHSPNLTIANGLSVERLEQQLDVVDGINAAQDGFRLLKGIEVDILEDGTLDQTPAMLDRLDVVVASVHSKLRSDKKTMTTRMLGGIRDPHTNVLGHCTGRLVQGSRGTRPESEFDAAKVFKECAEWGVAVEINSRPERQDPPDNLIKMALDAGCLFSIDSDAHAPGQLDFLQYGAERAEALGVPKERIVTTWPLEQLKEWLSLKK is encoded by the coding sequence ATGGATCCTCTTGAGGCGCTCGACGAAATTTCTTTTTGGCTCGAAAGAAGCCAATCCCCCACTTTCAAAGTCCAGGCGTTCCGGAAAGCAGCCGACGCCGCGCGGAAACTTCCCGCTGAGGACTTGAAGAAACTGGTGGCTTCAGGTCGGATCACCAGCCTCAAGGGTGTGGGCAACCGCAGTGCCGAGGTCATCACCCAGGCTTTGGAAGGCCGCGTTCCCGAGTATTTGGCTGACCTTCGCGAGCGGGGCACCAAATCACTGGCCTCTGGAGGCGACGCCCTGCGGGCAGCGTTGCGCGGGGATCTGCACAGCCACAGCAATTGGTCCGACGGCGGCTCCCCCATTGAAGCCATGGTTGCCGCCGCCCGCACCCTCGGCCGGGAGTATGTTGCCCTGACAGACCACTCTCCCAACCTCACCATCGCCAATGGCCTCAGCGTCGAACGGCTTGAGCAGCAACTTGATGTGGTGGACGGTATCAATGCCGCACAGGACGGGTTCCGTTTGCTCAAGGGAATCGAAGTGGACATCCTCGAAGACGGAACCCTTGACCAGACACCGGCCATGCTGGATCGCCTGGACGTTGTGGTGGCCAGCGTTCACTCAAAGCTTCGATCTGACAAGAAAACCATGACCACACGGATGCTTGGTGGCATCCGCGACCCGCATACCAACGTCCTGGGACATTGCACGGGGCGCCTGGTGCAGGGTTCCCGTGGTACCCGGCCCGAGTCCGAGTTCGATGCCGCCAAAGTATTCAAGGAGTGCGCGGAGTGGGGTGTCGCGGTGGAAATAAACTCCAGGCCCGAGCGTCAGGACCCGCCGGATAACCTCATCAAGATGGCCCTCGACGCCGGATGCCTGTTCAGCATCGACAGCGACGCCCACGCTCCCGGGCAACTCGATTTCCTCCAGTACGGTGCAGAGCGCGCCGAAGCCCTCGGTGTACCCAAGGAGCGCATTGTCACCACCTGGCCGTTGGAACAGCTAAAGGAATGGTTGAGCCTGAAGAAGTGA
- a CDS encoding NAD(P)-dependent oxidoreductase — MRIAVTGGSGKLGRSVVRRLTQDGHQVLNIDRAGTRGKGYVSVDLRNYGQVLDVILGLDDQHHGLDAIVHLAAIPAPGLAPDAAIFENNMVSTYNVFQAARRAGIKKVVYASSETVLGLPFEIDPPYIPVDEEYPARPESTYSLVKHLEEQMAIQLTRWDPDLSITALRFSNVMDPEDYDSFPAFDSDATLRKWNLWGYIDARDGALAVVRALEHGEPGFEAFIIAAADTVMSRSSAGLAAEVFPGVEVLKELGEHETMLSIDKARRLLGFEPEHSWRNVHSNRTTPTED, encoded by the coding sequence ATGAGGATTGCCGTTACTGGCGGAAGCGGGAAATTGGGTCGGAGCGTGGTCCGTCGGCTCACGCAGGATGGCCACCAGGTGCTCAACATTGACCGCGCAGGCACCCGCGGGAAAGGCTACGTCAGCGTTGACCTCCGCAATTACGGGCAGGTACTGGATGTCATTCTGGGCTTGGACGACCAGCACCACGGCTTGGACGCGATTGTTCATCTGGCCGCCATTCCTGCTCCGGGCCTGGCCCCCGACGCCGCGATCTTCGAGAACAACATGGTGTCCACCTACAACGTGTTTCAGGCAGCACGAAGGGCTGGCATCAAGAAGGTTGTTTATGCCTCCAGCGAGACCGTCCTGGGCCTGCCTTTTGAGATCGACCCTCCCTACATTCCAGTAGATGAGGAGTACCCGGCCCGTCCTGAAAGCACATACTCGCTGGTCAAGCATCTTGAGGAGCAGATGGCCATCCAGCTCACCCGATGGGATCCGGACCTGAGTATCACGGCGCTTCGGTTCTCCAACGTCATGGACCCGGAGGACTACGATTCCTTCCCGGCCTTCGACTCCGACGCGACACTCCGAAAATGGAATCTGTGGGGCTACATTGATGCGCGCGATGGTGCTCTCGCTGTAGTGCGGGCCTTGGAACATGGTGAGCCTGGTTTCGAGGCCTTCATCATCGCTGCCGCCGATACCGTGATGAGCCGCAGCAGTGCCGGGTTGGCCGCGGAAGTCTTTCCCGGCGTCGAGGTTCTTAAAGAACTGGGCGAACACGAAACAATGCTGTCCATCGACAAAGCGCGTCGGCTGCTGGGTTTTGAACCGGAACACAGCTGGCGAAACGTCCATTCCAATCGCACCACTCCAACCGAGGACTAA
- the pdhA gene encoding pyruvate dehydrogenase (acetyl-transferring) E1 component subunit alpha, producing MLTDQAGKGVHRDTPGPGHSAQIPLRTGGDLLQLVSPEGERISHPEFDIWVKDIGDEHLCSLYEDMTVIRRIDAEATALQRQGELALWPPLLGQEAAQIGSSRSLRDDDFVFPSYRESGVAYVRGAHLSEIARVWRGNASYGWDPLRINLATPQIIIGSQSLHATGYAMGVQLDGANTAVLAYFGDGATSEGDVNEAMVFAASYQAPVVFFCQNNHWAISEPVRVQSHVQLADRPTGFGIPSMRVDGNDVLAVMAATRVALDRARKGGGPTFIEAVTYRMGPHTTADDPTRYRDPIELEDWAAKDPILRLRKLLQAKGLLTDDVEARVKSKADAVAAELRSSCIDMPDPQPLDVFNHVYSTPNSWIERQKDHYSRYLNSFGQPVEEGAL from the coding sequence GTGTTGACGGATCAGGCGGGCAAGGGAGTGCATAGAGACACTCCGGGCCCTGGACATAGTGCACAAATTCCCCTGAGGACTGGCGGTGATCTGCTCCAGTTGGTCTCGCCGGAAGGTGAGCGGATCAGCCATCCCGAGTTTGATATCTGGGTCAAAGACATCGGCGATGAGCACCTGTGCTCCTTGTATGAGGACATGACAGTCATTCGCCGTATAGATGCGGAAGCTACGGCTCTCCAGCGTCAGGGAGAGCTTGCATTGTGGCCCCCGCTGCTGGGTCAGGAGGCGGCGCAGATTGGCTCAAGTCGCTCACTCAGGGATGACGACTTCGTCTTTCCCAGCTACCGCGAAAGCGGCGTGGCCTATGTTCGCGGCGCGCACCTCTCCGAAATTGCCCGGGTATGGCGGGGTAATGCCTCCTACGGATGGGATCCCCTGCGCATCAACCTCGCAACACCACAGATCATCATTGGATCCCAAAGCCTGCACGCCACTGGCTACGCCATGGGTGTCCAGTTGGATGGAGCCAACACGGCGGTCCTCGCCTACTTTGGCGATGGCGCCACAAGTGAAGGTGACGTCAACGAGGCCATGGTCTTCGCGGCGAGCTACCAGGCTCCGGTGGTGTTCTTCTGCCAGAACAACCATTGGGCAATATCCGAGCCCGTCCGGGTACAGTCGCACGTCCAGCTCGCGGACCGGCCCACAGGCTTTGGCATCCCGAGCATGCGCGTGGATGGAAATGATGTCCTGGCCGTCATGGCTGCTACGCGTGTGGCCTTGGACCGGGCCCGCAAGGGCGGGGGACCAACCTTCATTGAGGCTGTCACCTACCGCATGGGTCCGCACACCACGGCCGATGACCCCACGCGCTACCGCGACCCCATTGAGCTGGAGGACTGGGCGGCCAAGGACCCCATTCTGAGACTGCGCAAATTGCTCCAAGCCAAGGGCCTGCTGACTGACGACGTGGAAGCCCGGGTGAAGTCCAAGGCAGATGCTGTGGCCGCCGAACTTCGCTCCAGCTGCATCGATATGCCGGACCCGCAGCCGCTTGATGTTTTCAACCATGTGTACAGCACGCCCAACTCCTGGATTGAGCGCCAGAAGGACCACTACTCGCGCTATTTGAACAGCTTCGGCCAGCCTGTAGAGGAAGGTGCACTCTGA
- a CDS encoding dihydrolipoamide acetyltransferase family protein, with translation MTATMIKEFRLPDLGEGLTESEILSWKVAVGDTVTLNQVIAEVETAKAVVELPSPFAGVVAELHEQPGTVVEVGKPIVSFEVDDAGSSNGGGTPNGGGGSAVAASAGAVTAGAATAGDRSAVETSATVSPSTAGAEAVGAPAKREPNLVGYGAVVEHSGRPTRRARGQVQDVKSTSPAAPAASEAVVTTQAAAEASERPRSTPPVRKLARDLGVNLELVPGTGPGGLITREDVQNFSAEPEAPTEAGATAAHGDRETRTPIKGVRKFTAAAMVQSAFTAPHVTEFLTVDVTATMELLARLKGNKAFEGYKLTPLTIAAKAVLVALRNNPSLNSRWEESSQEIVQFNYVNLGIAAATPRGLTVPNIKDADRLTLRELSTALTELTETARAGKTSPSELSGGTISITNIGVFGIDAGTPILNPGEAAIVALGAVRKAPWVVNDELSVRQVMSLSLSFDHRLVDGEQGSRFLADLGAILADPAMVMTMI, from the coding sequence ATGACCGCCACCATGATCAAGGAATTCCGGCTGCCGGACCTTGGCGAAGGCCTGACCGAATCGGAAATTCTGAGTTGGAAGGTAGCGGTGGGGGACACCGTCACGCTCAACCAGGTCATCGCCGAGGTGGAGACTGCTAAAGCTGTTGTGGAGCTACCCTCTCCGTTCGCCGGAGTTGTGGCCGAACTTCACGAGCAACCCGGAACGGTAGTGGAAGTCGGCAAGCCAATTGTCTCGTTCGAGGTTGACGACGCCGGATCCTCCAATGGGGGCGGCACGCCGAATGGAGGTGGTGGGTCCGCCGTGGCAGCTTCCGCTGGCGCAGTCACCGCTGGCGCCGCCACCGCTGGTGACCGGTCCGCCGTCGAAACATCCGCCACGGTTTCTCCTTCGACGGCCGGCGCTGAAGCAGTGGGAGCCCCGGCCAAACGTGAGCCGAATCTGGTGGGGTACGGCGCCGTCGTCGAACACTCCGGACGCCCAACCCGGCGTGCCCGCGGGCAGGTTCAGGACGTGAAGTCCACATCCCCGGCGGCTCCGGCGGCCAGTGAGGCCGTGGTGACCACTCAGGCAGCGGCTGAGGCGTCCGAGCGGCCACGTTCCACCCCGCCGGTGCGCAAACTCGCCCGCGATCTTGGCGTCAATCTTGAACTGGTTCCGGGCACGGGACCGGGCGGGCTCATCACCCGCGAGGATGTTCAGAACTTCTCCGCGGAACCCGAAGCTCCAACGGAAGCTGGGGCTACTGCGGCACACGGTGATCGGGAAACGCGGACTCCCATCAAAGGTGTTCGAAAGTTCACGGCCGCCGCCATGGTCCAGAGCGCGTTCACGGCGCCGCACGTGACCGAATTCCTCACGGTGGACGTCACCGCAACCATGGAATTGCTGGCCAGGCTCAAGGGCAACAAGGCGTTCGAAGGCTATAAGCTGACGCCGCTGACCATTGCGGCCAAAGCGGTCCTGGTGGCGCTCCGGAACAACCCGTCGCTGAATTCGCGGTGGGAGGAATCCAGCCAGGAGATTGTCCAGTTCAACTACGTGAACCTGGGAATCGCCGCCGCCACGCCCCGCGGCCTGACAGTCCCGAATATCAAGGACGCGGACCGGCTGACATTGCGTGAGCTGTCCACCGCCCTGACTGAGCTCACGGAAACCGCCCGCGCAGGCAAAACATCGCCGTCGGAATTGTCCGGTGGCACCATCTCCATCACCAACATCGGCGTGTTTGGCATCGACGCCGGGACTCCCATCCTGAATCCGGGCGAAGCCGCCATTGTGGCCTTGGGCGCTGTGCGGAAGGCACCGTGGGTGGTCAACGATGAGTTGTCAGTGCGGCAGGTCATGTCGCTCAGCCTGTCCTTCGACCACCGCTTGGTGGATGGGGAACAAGGGTCCCGATTCCTCGCCGACCTCGGCGCCATCCTGGCCGACCCTGCCATGGTGATGACCATGATTTAG
- a CDS encoding DUF4383 domain-containing protein, with product MRTSPNRLIATIFGAVYLLVGVLGFFVTSGIGFFATEGANLIIFAVNPLHNIIHLAIGAALLYSGMNSVRLSKSVNTAVGGVYLLVGILGLFLVGSSLNIIALNGADNVLHLASAVVLLGVALSQDKATVASAHA from the coding sequence ATGCGTACATCGCCCAATCGCCTGATCGCCACCATCTTCGGAGCCGTATACCTCTTGGTAGGCGTGCTCGGATTCTTTGTCACCTCGGGTATTGGCTTCTTTGCCACCGAGGGCGCCAACCTGATCATCTTTGCCGTGAACCCGCTTCACAACATCATCCACTTGGCCATCGGCGCCGCTCTGCTCTACTCCGGCATGAACAGCGTCCGGTTGTCCAAGTCCGTGAACACTGCTGTGGGTGGCGTCTACCTCCTGGTGGGTATCCTTGGTCTCTTCCTGGTGGGTTCCTCGCTGAACATCATTGCGCTCAACGGCGCGGATAACGTCCTGCACCTTGCCAGCGCCGTGGTTCTTCTTGGTGTCGCACTGTCCCAGGACAAAGCAACCGTCGCTTCCGCTCACGCCTGA
- a CDS encoding cation acetate symporter encodes MNTMVPTAVNVEALKDTTLLNMGIFALFVAVTMVIVFRASRNNKTAADYYAAGRSFTGSQNGTAIAGDYLSAASFLGITGAIAINGYDGFLYSIGFLVAWLVALLLVAELLRNTGKFTMADVLSFRLRQRPVRIAAALSTLAVCFFYLLAQMAGAGSLISLLLGISDWGGQALVIIVVGALMIMYVLIGGMKGTTWVQIIKAILLIAGAGVMTAMVLAIYGFNLSSLLGSAAEAANNPAILNPGLQYGKTETSKLDFMSLGLALVLGTAALPHVLMRFYTVPTAKEARKSVVWAIWLIGLFYLFTLVLGYGAAALVGAETIKSAPGGVNSAAPLLAFHLGGPLLLGFISAVAFATILAVVAGLTITAAASFAHDIYANVIAKGKADAVTEVKVARRTVLVIGVLAILGGIFANGQNVAFLVALAFAVAASANLPTIVYSLFWKKFTTQGAVWSMYGGLAAAILLITFSPVVSGAKTSMIPGVNFAFFPLSNPGIVSIPLAFFLGWLGTVLDKRREDPAKQAEMEVRSLTGVGAEKAVDH; translated from the coding sequence ATGAACACCATGGTCCCCACAGCGGTCAATGTTGAAGCCCTCAAAGACACAACCCTGCTCAACATGGGCATCTTCGCCCTCTTCGTAGCGGTCACCATGGTGATCGTGTTCCGTGCGAGCAGGAACAACAAAACGGCGGCTGATTACTATGCAGCAGGGCGGTCATTCACAGGTTCCCAGAACGGCACGGCCATTGCCGGAGACTACCTTTCGGCAGCGTCCTTCCTGGGCATTACCGGTGCCATTGCCATCAACGGCTACGACGGGTTCCTGTACTCCATAGGCTTCCTTGTTGCCTGGCTTGTGGCCCTGCTCCTGGTGGCTGAACTGCTCCGCAACACCGGCAAGTTCACCATGGCGGACGTTCTGTCCTTCCGCCTTCGCCAGCGGCCCGTCCGGATTGCGGCGGCGCTGTCCACCTTGGCGGTCTGCTTCTTCTACCTGCTGGCCCAAATGGCGGGTGCAGGCAGCCTGATTTCGCTCCTGTTGGGCATCAGCGACTGGGGCGGTCAGGCACTGGTGATCATCGTCGTCGGCGCCCTGATGATCATGTACGTCCTGATCGGCGGCATGAAGGGCACCACCTGGGTTCAGATCATCAAAGCCATTTTGCTGATCGCCGGCGCGGGAGTCATGACAGCCATGGTGCTGGCCATCTACGGCTTCAATCTCTCAAGCCTGCTGGGCTCGGCAGCCGAAGCGGCCAACAACCCGGCAATCCTCAACCCGGGCCTGCAATACGGCAAGACTGAAACATCCAAGCTCGACTTCATGTCCCTCGGCCTTGCTTTGGTCCTGGGAACCGCTGCGCTGCCTCACGTCCTCATGCGCTTCTACACTGTCCCCACAGCCAAGGAAGCCCGCAAGTCCGTTGTGTGGGCCATCTGGTTGATTGGCCTGTTCTACCTCTTCACCCTGGTGCTTGGCTACGGTGCAGCAGCACTGGTGGGCGCCGAAACCATCAAATCCGCGCCGGGCGGCGTCAACTCCGCTGCGCCTCTGCTGGCCTTCCACTTGGGAGGTCCGCTCCTCCTGGGCTTTATCTCGGCAGTCGCCTTTGCCACCATCCTGGCCGTGGTGGCCGGCCTGACCATCACTGCGGCAGCCTCCTTCGCCCACGACATCTATGCCAATGTCATCGCCAAGGGAAAAGCCGATGCAGTCACCGAAGTGAAGGTAGCTCGGCGTACGGTACTGGTGATCGGAGTCCTGGCCATCCTTGGCGGCATCTTCGCCAACGGCCAGAACGTAGCGTTCCTGGTGGCGCTGGCTTTCGCAGTAGCAGCATCAGCAAACCTGCCCACCATCGTCTACTCCTTGTTCTGGAAGAAGTTCACCACCCAGGGCGCAGTATGGAGCATGTACGGCGGCCTTGCTGCGGCCATCTTGCTCATCACGTTCTCACCGGTAGTTTCAGGGGCCAAGACTTCCATGATCCCGGGGGTGAACTTCGCCTTCTTCCCGCTGAGCAACCCGGGCATTGTATCCATCCCGCTGGCCTTCTTCCTCGGCTGGCTCGGAACAGTGCTGGACAAGCGGCGCGAAGACCCGGCCAAGCAAGCCGAAATGGAAGTGCGCTCGCTGACTGGAGTTGGTGCTGAGAAGGCAGTAGACCACTAA